The Flavobacterium psychrophilum genome includes a region encoding these proteins:
- a CDS encoding potassium ABC transporter ATPase, with the protein MLSELKEHLKNNLPFLKEKKLLIAVSGGIDSVVLVHLLKQLDYDITIAHCNFNLRGSESDGDEAFIRNYASENGIKILVTSFKTKSFAKDNKLSIQVAARQLRYVWFDQLLEEYSLDYLLTAHHLDDNIETFLINFTRGTGVEGLTGIPQQNDRIVRPLLPFTRNQIEFYAKKNNIQWREDSSNASGKYLRNKLRHDIVPKLKSLNPAFTDSFQQTLQNLQQTASLAHDAAILVYQQVVSEKEGQKHISIEQLKRLPNYKAYLYQWLTSFGFTAWDDIYALVDAQSGKQVYSQGYRLLKDREMLILEPLKPADRQVYEIKEGITEITEPLAMKFELTNQISTDSTKNTVFVNNNLIKFPLFVRKWQEGDYFYPLGMNGQKKKVSKYFKDEKLSLSEKEDTWLLCSGNEIVWVIGRRADNRYKIRNTTDTILKIEVL; encoded by the coding sequence ATGCTTTCAGAATTAAAAGAACATCTTAAAAATAACCTTCCCTTTTTAAAAGAAAAAAAACTGCTTATCGCCGTTAGTGGCGGGATAGATAGTGTGGTTTTAGTTCATCTTTTAAAACAGCTTGATTACGATATTACTATAGCACATTGTAACTTTAACCTTCGTGGTTCAGAGAGCGATGGCGATGAAGCATTCATAAGAAATTACGCCTCTGAAAATGGAATTAAAATTTTAGTAACCAGCTTTAAAACAAAGAGTTTCGCTAAAGATAATAAACTATCCATTCAGGTAGCTGCAAGGCAATTAAGGTACGTTTGGTTTGACCAATTACTGGAAGAATATAGTCTTGATTACCTGTTAACAGCGCATCATCTTGATGACAATATAGAAACATTCCTTATTAATTTTACGCGTGGCACAGGTGTTGAAGGACTAACCGGAATTCCCCAGCAAAATGATAGGATTGTACGTCCACTGCTTCCTTTTACCAGAAATCAAATAGAGTTTTACGCGAAGAAAAACAATATACAATGGAGAGAAGACAGCAGCAATGCATCTGGCAAATACCTTCGTAACAAACTGCGTCATGATATCGTGCCGAAACTAAAATCTTTAAATCCGGCTTTTACAGATTCATTTCAGCAAACACTGCAAAATTTGCAGCAAACAGCTTCGTTGGCGCATGATGCTGCCATCTTAGTGTATCAGCAGGTAGTTTCGGAAAAAGAAGGGCAAAAACACATAAGCATTGAACAATTAAAGCGTTTACCTAATTACAAAGCGTATTTATACCAGTGGCTAACCTCTTTTGGATTTACCGCCTGGGATGATATTTATGCATTAGTAGATGCTCAATCAGGTAAACAGGTATATTCTCAGGGTTATAGATTACTAAAAGACAGGGAGATGCTAATTTTAGAGCCTTTAAAGCCTGCTGATAGACAGGTCTATGAAATTAAAGAAGGAATAACAGAAATAACTGAACCTTTAGCAATGAAGTTTGAATTAACGAATCAGATTTCGACAGATTCCACAAAAAACACTGTTTTTGTTAATAATAACTTAATAAAATTTCCTTTATTTGTACGTAAATGGCAGGAAGGTGATTATTTTTACCCTCTTGGTATGAACGGACAGAAAAAGAAGGTTTCTAAATACTTTAAAGATGAGAAATTATCTTTATCTGAAAAAGAAGATACATGGCTATTATGTTCGGGAAATGAGATAGTTTGGGTTATAGGCAGGCGTGCTGATAATCGTTATAAGATACGCAATACAACAGACACAATATTAAAAATAGAAGTTTTATAA
- a CDS encoding disulfide bond formation protein DsbD: MKKAGLLFFFLFAFLTLQAQPPGANFKDPVKWTSKIEKKSDTEYVLVFDATIEDKWHMYSQFSDENGALPMEVIFNNDKGNFEAVGKAEESKTEKAFNDTFGVEETFWSHNAQLRQTVKITNAANSVVQVELAYQVCKEVCIQGSNLFEFDTKALTSKEVKNFEAASPAAVEKKKADTSSVDSPKKEEQKGLFSIFFLAFISGFAALLTPCVFPMIPMTVSFFTKQSKNKAAGIRNAFIYGISIIIIYVLLGSLVTAIFGADSLNALSTNVWFNIVFFVLLVVFASSFLGAFEIMLPNSWANKVDRQADRGGIVGILFMALALAIVSFSCTGPIVGTLLVEAASKGGIAPIVGMFGFSLALALPFMLFAMFPGWLNGLPKSGGWLNTVKVFLGFLELALAFKFLSNADLVLQLHLLERETFLAIWIAIFGTMALYLFGKITLPHDTPGGFISVGRLSLGLIVLSFTVYLIPGLWGAPLKLISGFPPPLNYSESPFGFGGSNSVKTGDGALPEGAKLAAHGIVAFEDYDKGLAYAKEAGKPVLLDFTGYACVNCRKMEDYVWSDERVLSILKEEVVLISLYVDYKKELPASEQKISETTGKMIKTVGNKWSDLQIKKYKTNSQPYYVLMNLEEENLNEPVGYTPDIEEYQEWLTSGIANFKK; this comes from the coding sequence ATGAAAAAAGCGGGCTTATTATTCTTTTTTTTATTTGCTTTTTTAACCCTTCAGGCACAGCCTCCGGGAGCTAATTTTAAAGATCCGGTAAAATGGACATCAAAAATTGAAAAGAAATCGGATACAGAATATGTATTGGTATTTGATGCTACTATAGAGGATAAGTGGCATATGTATTCTCAGTTTAGCGATGAGAATGGTGCGCTTCCGATGGAAGTTATCTTTAACAATGACAAAGGAAATTTTGAAGCGGTTGGTAAAGCTGAGGAAAGCAAAACTGAAAAAGCTTTTAATGATACTTTTGGTGTTGAAGAAACATTCTGGAGCCATAATGCACAATTAAGACAAACTGTAAAAATTACAAATGCAGCCAATAGCGTCGTTCAGGTTGAGCTTGCTTATCAGGTTTGTAAAGAAGTTTGTATACAAGGAAGCAACCTGTTTGAATTTGATACTAAAGCTTTAACCTCTAAAGAGGTAAAAAATTTCGAGGCTGCATCTCCTGCTGCTGTTGAAAAAAAAAAAGCTGATACAAGCTCAGTAGACTCGCCGAAAAAAGAAGAGCAAAAGGGACTTTTTTCTATCTTTTTTCTAGCGTTTATTTCTGGTTTTGCCGCACTGCTAACACCATGTGTATTCCCAATGATCCCTATGACTGTTAGCTTTTTTACAAAGCAAAGTAAAAATAAAGCAGCCGGTATACGAAATGCATTCATTTATGGTATTTCAATCATCATCATATATGTATTGTTAGGATCGCTTGTAACCGCTATTTTTGGTGCAGATTCTCTTAACGCATTGTCTACCAATGTATGGTTTAATATAGTATTTTTTGTGCTTCTTGTCGTATTTGCTTCTTCGTTTCTTGGTGCGTTTGAAATTATGCTACCAAACTCATGGGCAAATAAAGTTGACAGACAGGCCGATAGAGGTGGTATTGTAGGTATTTTGTTCATGGCTTTGGCTTTAGCAATTGTATCTTTCTCATGTACGGGTCCCATAGTGGGAACATTATTGGTTGAGGCGGCTTCTAAAGGAGGTATTGCACCTATAGTTGGGATGTTTGGATTCTCTTTAGCCCTAGCGTTGCCTTTTATGTTATTTGCAATGTTTCCGGGCTGGCTTAATGGACTTCCAAAATCAGGCGGATGGCTTAATACAGTTAAAGTGTTTTTAGGGTTTCTTGAACTTGCATTAGCATTTAAATTTCTCTCTAATGCCGATTTAGTATTACAATTACATTTACTCGAAAGAGAAACTTTCCTGGCAATATGGATTGCAATATTCGGAACAATGGCGTTATATCTTTTTGGAAAAATAACATTACCGCATGATACTCCGGGTGGGTTTATATCTGTCGGAAGACTTTCGTTAGGATTAATAGTTCTTTCTTTCACAGTATATCTTATACCTGGATTATGGGGTGCTCCTTTGAAACTTATCAGCGGATTCCCACCACCATTAAATTATAGCGAATCACCGTTTGGTTTTGGAGGATCAAACTCTGTAAAGACAGGAGATGGTGCGCTGCCAGAAGGTGCTAAACTTGCAGCGCATGGTATTGTTGCTTTTGAGGATTATGATAAAGGACTTGCTTATGCTAAAGAGGCAGGTAAACCAGTTTTACTTGACTTTACGGGCTATGCTTGTGTAAACTGTCGCAAAATGGAGGATTATGTATGGTCTGATGAACGTGTGCTTTCTATTTTAAAAGAAGAAGTGGTTTTGATTTCACTATATGTAGATTATAAAAAAGAGTTACCTGCTTCAGAACAAAAAATATCAGAAACTACAGGGAAAATGATCAAGACAGTTGGTAACAAATGGAGTGATCTTCAAATAAAAAAATACAAAACAAATTCACAGCCTTACTATGTACTGATGAATCTTGAAGAGGAAAATCTCAATGAGCCGGTCGGCTATACTCCGGATATCGAAGAATATCAGGAGTGGTTAACTTCAGGTATAGCCAACTTTAAAAAATAA
- a CDS encoding flavoprotein oxidoreductase, protein MTTSNNSTLVIIGGDAAGMTAASKVRRELPDKEIIVFEKSSYTSYSACGIPYFISETVKSADELVVRSPETFRSKYNIDVRTQHLVLKVDTANKRIKVLDKVKNKEIWQDYRQLLIATGGKSYCPNIDGHDADNAFGVTTLKSGINIENFIEEQKPKNAVIVGGGYIGLEMAEALLIRGLNVTLINRGKQVMNTLDPDMGAMVSDAIRNLGVKLYCEEELTAFEMDSKTIKAVVTNKQIIPADIVVFGMGTSPNTEFLKDSGIELGVKGAIKVNGQLQTNVEDVWAAGDCTETLNLVSHKHMYIAMGTVANKTGLVAGSSIAGEKTTFPGSVSTAVCKICSYEVARTGLLERELKELGIEYITGTTKSKTRAHYYPNAKDITVKLLAEKNSGRLLGGQIIGEEGAAKRIDVLATALTHNLTLQNIIDLDLSYAPPFSPVWDPVQTTARKLINDI, encoded by the coding sequence ATGACAACGAGCAATAACAGTACTTTAGTAATAATTGGCGGCGATGCAGCCGGAATGACAGCAGCATCTAAAGTAAGGCGCGAATTACCCGATAAAGAAATTATAGTTTTCGAAAAATCCAGTTACACTTCTTATTCTGCATGCGGAATTCCGTATTTTATTTCTGAGACTGTAAAGTCGGCTGATGAACTTGTTGTACGCAGTCCTGAAACTTTTCGCTCTAAATATAATATAGATGTGCGTACTCAGCATTTAGTACTAAAGGTTGATACAGCCAATAAACGTATCAAAGTACTTGACAAAGTCAAGAATAAGGAAATTTGGCAGGATTACCGTCAGCTTCTTATTGCTACAGGTGGAAAGTCGTATTGCCCAAATATAGACGGTCATGATGCCGATAATGCTTTTGGTGTTACTACACTTAAAAGTGGCATCAACATTGAAAATTTTATTGAGGAGCAAAAGCCTAAAAATGCCGTAATCGTTGGCGGAGGTTATATTGGCCTTGAAATGGCAGAAGCCTTACTAATTAGAGGATTAAACGTAACACTTATTAACCGCGGTAAGCAGGTAATGAATACACTTGACCCTGATATGGGAGCTATGGTATCTGACGCCATTCGAAACTTAGGGGTAAAACTATATTGCGAAGAAGAGCTTACTGCCTTTGAAATGGATAGCAAAACTATTAAGGCAGTTGTTACAAACAAACAAATTATACCTGCTGATATTGTGGTATTTGGAATGGGAACTTCTCCTAACACAGAATTCCTAAAAGACTCTGGAATTGAACTAGGTGTAAAGGGAGCGATTAAAGTAAATGGACAATTACAAACAAATGTTGAAGATGTATGGGCTGCAGGTGATTGTACCGAAACATTAAACCTGGTTAGTCACAAACATATGTATATAGCTATGGGAACCGTAGCTAATAAGACAGGCCTAGTTGCCGGCAGCAGTATTGCCGGTGAGAAAACTACTTTTCCGGGATCGGTGAGTACGGCCGTTTGCAAAATATGCAGTTATGAGGTAGCACGCACAGGTTTATTAGAAAGAGAACTTAAAGAATTAGGGATAGAATACATTACAGGAACAACAAAAAGTAAAACCAGGGCACATTATTATCCAAACGCGAAAGATATAACTGTAAAGCTTTTAGCGGAAAAAAATAGCGGACGATTATTAGGAGGTCAAATAATCGGTGAAGAAGGCGCAGCCAAGCGCATAGACGTATTAGCGACTGCTCTTACTCATAATCTCACACTACAAAATATTATTGACTTAGATTTGTCCTATGCACCGCCGTTCTCCCCTGTCTGGGACCCGGTTCAAACTACAGCCCGAAAACTTATAAATGATATTTAA
- a CDS encoding helicase produces the protein MGLFNAILGNASEVNIEKVQGEFQPMLIPGETIEKAFKLIRDMFVFTNKRLILVDKQGLTGSKVDYQSIPYHSITKFSKESAGLLDLDAELKIWIRGEVQPIKKQFGKDNNINEVYVILSQHIL, from the coding sequence ATGGGACTATTTAACGCCATTCTAGGCAATGCTTCTGAGGTAAATATCGAAAAAGTGCAGGGCGAATTTCAGCCAATGCTCATTCCGGGTGAAACTATAGAAAAAGCTTTCAAGCTAATCAGGGATATGTTCGTATTTACAAACAAAAGACTCATACTTGTAGATAAACAGGGACTTACAGGATCTAAAGTCGATTATCAGTCTATTCCATACCACAGCATTACTAAATTTTCTAAAGAAAGTGCGGGGTTGCTTGACCTTGATGCAGAATTAAAAATATGGATACGCGGCGAGGTACAACCAATTAAAAAACAATTCGGCAAGGATAACAACATCAACGAAGTCTATGTTATCCTTAGTCAGCATATTTTATAA
- a CDS encoding magnesium chelatase, giving the protein MLIKVFGSAVFGVEATTITVEVNIDKGVGYHLVGLPDNAIKESSYRIAAALKNNGYQLPGKKITINMAPADLRKEGSAYDLTLAVGILAASGQISSDEVDKYVIMGELSLDGSLQPIRGALPIAIKAREEGFKGFFLPKQNVKEAAIVDGLEVYGVENVVEVIDFLEGRGDLKPTIFNTREEFYKTLDFPEFDFSDVKGQESIKRCMEIAAAGGHNIILIGPPGSGKTMLAKRLPSILPPMTLKEALETTKIHSVVGKVKEAGLMNQRPFRNPHHTISDVALVGGGSFPQPGEISMAHNGVLFLDELPEFKRSVLEVMRQPLEDREVTISRSKFTVTYPSSFMLVASMNPSPGGYFNDPDAPVSSSPHEMQRYLSKISGPLLDRIDIHIEVTPVPFEKLSEKQKAESSVEIRQRVTTAREVQTNRFAHLDSIHYNAQMNTKQIRQYCELDDTSLQLLKTAMERLNLSARAYDRILKVSRTIADLDGSENVQQQHIAEAIQYRSLDREGWLG; this is encoded by the coding sequence ATGCTGATAAAAGTTTTTGGAAGCGCCGTTTTTGGCGTGGAAGCCACTACAATTACTGTAGAGGTAAATATCGATAAAGGGGTAGGCTACCATTTGGTAGGACTACCTGATAATGCCATTAAAGAAAGTAGCTACCGTATTGCGGCGGCTTTAAAAAATAATGGTTACCAATTACCCGGTAAAAAAATTACTATAAACATGGCACCGGCCGATTTACGAAAAGAAGGCTCTGCTTACGATCTTACACTTGCTGTAGGGATCTTGGCTGCTTCAGGGCAGATATCGTCTGACGAGGTAGATAAATACGTAATTATGGGGGAGTTATCACTAGATGGTAGTCTGCAACCCATAAGAGGCGCACTGCCTATAGCAATTAAGGCAAGGGAAGAAGGTTTTAAAGGTTTTTTTCTGCCGAAACAAAATGTAAAGGAAGCTGCAATTGTAGATGGGCTTGAAGTATATGGAGTTGAAAATGTGGTTGAAGTTATTGATTTCCTTGAGGGAAGGGGAGACCTGAAGCCCACAATTTTCAATACACGAGAAGAATTTTACAAAACGCTCGATTTTCCAGAATTTGACTTTAGTGATGTAAAAGGGCAGGAGTCAATAAAACGCTGCATGGAAATTGCAGCTGCGGGTGGACATAACATTATACTTATAGGTCCGCCGGGCTCCGGTAAAACAATGCTCGCAAAAAGGCTGCCAAGTATTTTACCTCCAATGACGCTTAAAGAAGCACTTGAAACCACGAAAATACATAGTGTTGTTGGAAAAGTAAAGGAAGCTGGTCTTATGAATCAGCGTCCCTTCAGAAATCCTCATCATACTATAAGTGATGTGGCCTTAGTTGGAGGTGGAAGTTTTCCACAACCGGGAGAAATAAGCATGGCACACAACGGTGTTTTGTTTTTAGATGAATTACCTGAATTTAAACGCAGTGTGCTTGAAGTTATGCGTCAACCCCTGGAAGATAGGGAAGTAACAATTTCCAGATCTAAATTTACGGTTACTTATCCATCGTCATTTATGCTTGTAGCAAGTATGAATCCGAGTCCTGGAGGCTATTTTAACGATCCGGATGCCCCGGTGAGTTCTTCTCCGCATGAAATGCAGCGTTATCTTAGTAAAATATCAGGCCCTTTATTAGACAGAATCGATATTCACATTGAAGTTACACCTGTTCCTTTCGAAAAGCTTTCTGAAAAACAGAAGGCAGAAAGCAGTGTAGAAATTCGTCAGAGAGTGACTACTGCCCGTGAGGTGCAAACAAATCGCTTTGCTCATTTAGATTCCATTCACTATAATGCACAGATGAATACCAAGCAGATTCGCCAATACTGTGAACTGGACGACACATCATTGCAACTTTTAAAAACGGCTATGGAAAGGCTTAACCTTTCAGCGCGTGCTTACGACAGGATTCTAAAGGTATCCCGAACTATAGCGGATCTGGACGGATCGGAAAATGTACAGCAACAACATATTGCTGAGGCGATTCAATATAGAAGCCTTGACAGAGAAGGTTGGTTGGGATAA